The following nucleotide sequence is from Natronosalvus caseinilyticus.
CGCGGAAATCCACCACACACCCGAGTCGGTGAGTTCGAGGTCGACTCGTTCGTCTGCCGCCTCGAGGGCGATCTCGGCGGCAGCCCTGGCACATTTTTGGTGGAGGCGATCCGTTTTCTCGACGGTAACAGTTTCTTCGATTGGTTCCGCCTGGCCGAGGGACCGTCGCTGATTGTACTGACGACAGGATCTGGAGTCTTCGTACGATTCATCGTCATCGGAGGACGACTCGTCTCGAGTGGCGTCGTCGTTTCCGGATGCGTCTGCCCCTTCGGATTTATTTTCGTCTTCGGGGAACCCTTCGCCGTCGAATGAACTGTCACCGTCGTCACTATCGGAATCGTTCGTCCCGGCGGTTCGTTCTGGACTGGTAATTTCGGTTCGCTCACCGAGACAGCCCGAAAGTACGACAGCACCGACGCTCCCGAGGAGCGTGCGGCGGGAGGGATTCGTCGCCATATTCAAAATCCCTAAATGACGCCATAAGTCTTCAGGTGGCTCGAGCGCTCGCTTTCGGGCGAGTGGAGTCGCGGGAACGACGAGAAGGGGGACACGCTGGTTCCTGTAGCAGCAGTGACTTCGGTGAACGATATTCGTCTCGGTGATACCAGCGGGGGGATGGTCGATGGAACGATCGTTCGAGCTGTACGCGACTTCGGGCGCCACCGCAACGCGGTGGACACCACTCCAGCGTGTAGGCCACATTACTTGCCATTCGATAGTAAGAGTAGTGCCGTGATTACCCGAAACTCGAGGGAACAGAAGCGACCAGCGAACAGTGTCCGAGAAACAGTGTGGTAAGTGAGTGAGGATCGACCTACTCGAGACGCGCCTGAATCAGGTCCTCGAGATCCTCACGCAGCTCGTCGACGGCGACCTCCTCGAGCACGGGCACGAAGAAGCCCTCCACGAGCATGTTGCGCGCGAGTCGCGGGGAGACCCCGCGCGAGGTCATGTACAGCAGGTCCTCCGCGTCGATCTGGCCGACCGTCGCGGAGTGACTGGCCTCGGTGTCGTGGTTGTTGATGATGAGCTTCGGCGAGGCGTCGGCTTCGGACTCGTCGCTCAACATCAGGGTGTTCTCGCGCTGGTAGGAACTCGTGTCCCAGGCGTCCTTGCCGACGTCCTGAACGCCCTCGTAGACCGAGCGGGCGGTGTCGTCGGTGACGCCGCGGGTCACGAGGTCTGCGGTCGTGTGCTCGGCGCGGTGCCAGACCTTCGCGTCGATGTCGAAGTGCTGGTCGTCGTGGCCGAAGAAGGCGCCGACGATCTGGGTCTCCGAGGAGTCCCCGGAGAGCAGCGTCGAGGTCTCGGTCTTCGTGAGCTTCGTCCCGATGTTGCCCTCGATCCAGTTGATCGTGGCGTAGGTGTCGGTCTCGCCGCGCTTGGCGCTGAAGCAATAGGAGTCCTCCGAGAGGTTCTGGAGGCTCCCGTACTGGACGTAGCTGTTCTCGCCGGCGGCGATCTCGACGATGCCGCTGTAGTACTGCTCCTCGTCGAGTTCCGTCCCGGTGGACTGGCGCTCGAGGATCGTCACCGAACTCGAGTCCTCGGTGACGACGAGCGTGTAGTTGAACAGCGACCGGGAGTGCATCTCGGTCCGGATCGTGACGTCCTCGGCGTCGACGCCCTCGGGGACGTAGATCACGGTCCCGGTGCTGAACAGCGCCGTCGACAGCGCCGTCAGGTAGTTCTCCTGGGGATCGACGATGGAACCGAAGTGCTCGCGCACGAGGTCCTCGTGCTCGTCGATCGCTTCCGCCCACGGGAGCACGTCGACGTCGTCGGGGCCGACCTGGTCCTTCTCTTCAGCAGCGTTGAGCGGGTCGACCAGGGACTCGAAGTCGAGCCCGTGGAGGTTCGTCCAGTTGCGACCCGGCGTCCGGATCACGTCCGGCATGTCCAGTTCCTCGAGGGCTTCGAGGGCCTCGAGACGGGTCTCGAGCATCCACTCGGGTTCCTCGAGGTCCCCCGAAATCTCGCGTACCTGTTCCGGCGTCAGATTGGCGTGTACCTGCGTGCTCATGTTATCCGAGGCTTCCCTCCATCTCGAGTTCGATGAGACGGTTGAGTTCGACCGCGTACTCGATCGGCAGTTCCTCCGTGATGGGTTCGATGAACCCAGCGACGATCATCTTCTTGGCGTCGTCGTCGTCCAGCCCACGGGACTGGAGGTAGAAGATGTCCTCGTCGCCGATCTTGCCGACGGTGGCCTCGTGGGCGACGTCGACCTTCGACTCCTCGATCTCCATGTACGGCATGGTGTCCGAGGTCGACTCGTTGTCGAACATCAACGCGTCGCACTCCACCGCGGTGGAGGAGTTCTCGGCGCCGTCGGCGATGTGGACGAGTCCACGATAATTGGTGCGGCCGCCGTCCTTCGAGATGGACTTCGACTCGATCGTCGACTTCGTGTCCGGCGCGTTGTGGTAGACCTTCGCGCCGGTGTCGATGTTCTGACCCTCGCCCGCGAACGCGATGGTGATGTGGGTGTCGGTCGCGCCGCGACCCTTGAGGATCGAACACGGGTAGAGCATGGTGGCCTTCGAGCCCATCGAGCCCGAAACCCACTCCATCGTCCCGTCGGCCTCGACGATGGCGCGCTTGGTGTTGAGGTTGTAGGTGTTCTTCGACCAGTTCTGCACGGTGGAGTACTGGACGTGTGCGCCCTCCTTGACGAAGACTTCGACGCCCCCGCTGTGGAGGTTGTGCTTGCCGTACTTCGGGGCCGAACAGCCCTCGATGTAGTGGACCTCCGAACCGGGTTCGGCGACGATGAGCGTGTGCTCGAACTGGCCCATCCCCTCGCTGTTCATCCGGAAGTACGCCTGGACGGGCATCTCGACCGTGACGTCCTCGGGGACGTAGACGAACGAGCCGCCCGACCAGACCGCGCCGTGAAGCGCGGCGAACTTGTTGTCGCTCGGGGGGACGCAGGTCGTCATGAAGTGTTCCTTGACGATCTCGGGGTGCTCCTTGACCGCCTGGTCCATGTTCATGAAGATGACGCCCTTCTCCTCCCACTGTTCTTGCATGTTCTGGTAGACGACCTCGGACTCGTACTGCGCGCCGACGCCCGAGAGCGCCTTCCGCTCGGCTTCCGGAATGCCGAGCTGTTCGAACGTGTCCTTGATATCGTCGGGGAGTTCGTCCCAGTCGTCGACGCCTTCGCGCTTGTCGACGTCCGGGCGGATGTAGGGGACGATTTCTTCGATGTCGAGCTCGGTCAGGTCCGGCTGGCCGGGCCAGTCCGTCGGGAGCGGCATCGCGTGGTACTGCCGAAGCGCGCGCAGGCGGCGCTCGCGCATCCAGTCGGGCTCGTCCTTGTCGTCGCTGATGAGGTTGACGACTTCTTCGGTCAACCCCTTCCCCGATTTGACGGCCGAGCGCTCTTCTTTCTTGAACTCGAACCTAGCTTCGGTGTCGGTGTCTTTGAGGTGGTCTTGTTCTGAACTCATGATTGGTGTATGTAGTTGGTTGCGGCCCTGGCGTTATGACGGTTCGCCTAGGCAGATTTGGTTACGCGGTCTCGTAGACCTCCTCGCGCACCCAGTCGTACCCCTTGTCCTCGAGTTGCTCGGCGAGGTTGGCATTGCCGCTCTTGACGACCTGACCGTCGAGCATAATGTGGACGCGGTCGGGTTCGACGTAGTCGAGGATGCGCTGGTAGTGCGTGATCTGGAGGATGCCCGTGCCCTGGTCGTCGCGCAGGGAGTTGATCCCATTAGAGACGTCCTGGAGGCGGTCGATGTCGAGCCCGGAGTCGATCTCGTCGAGGACGGCGATCGAGGGCTCGAGAATCGCGGCCTGGAGCACTTCGTTCTGCTTTTTCTCCCCGCCGGAGAAGCCGGCGTTGAGGTAGCGGTGGGCGAACTTCTCGTCCATGTCGAGCTGTTCCATCTTCTCCCGGAGGAGCTCCTGGAACTCGGAGACGCCGATCTCGCCCTCGTCGGCGGGGCCTTCCATCGGCGACGTGGTGGGCGTGTCGTCTGCTTCTTCTTCCTCTGCTTCCTCGTCTTCGTTCTCGAACAACTCCTCGCGCTCCTCGATCTTCGCGTTGAGCGCCGTCCGCAGGAAGTTCGTCATCGTAACGCCCTCGATCTCGGCCGGGTACTGGAAGCCGAGGAAGACGCCCAGCGCTGCGCGCTCGTTGGGCTCGAGCTCGAGCAGGTTCCAGGTGCGCTTGTCCTCGGGAATGTCGATCTCGTCGCCGAACTCGTCCTCCTCGAGGTGGAGCAGGACCTCACCCTCGGTGACCTCGTAGGCCGGGTGGCCAGCGACGATCTTCGAGGTCGTCGACTTCCCGGAGCCGTTCGGTCCCATCAGGGCGTGGATCTCGCCCGAGTTGACCTCGAGGTCGACGCCGCGCAGGATCTGTTCGTCGCCCTCAGCTACTTTCGCGTGCAGATTTTTGAGTTCTAGGCGTGCCATATGATCGGATACCTCTGTCGTCTCGAGAGTGGGGCGTGAGCCTGATAATGGTTTCGTATCTGAGTGGATGATGTGCCGATTTGAGAAGATAATTTTCTGAAAGAGAAAGGACTGGCGAGGGGTCGAGAACGCCCGTATCCGTTCTGGAACGCGAGGCCCGACGCTGTATTAGCCGAGCACGGTAGGTACACCGTCGTCCGCATAACTGGTAACCGAACGGGCTAGCATATTCGTCGTCCCCGCACGGCGTGTCCTGGCTCGGTCTCGCTCGAGACGATGATGCCCCCGGAACCTACATGAACGAATCGAGACCCGTCTGGGTCTGTCCCGACTTGACCTCCTCCCAGGACATGTCGAGTGCCTCGAGGATCCGCTCGATCGGCCCCTTGAGCGTCTTCTCGAGCATCTTGTCGTAGTCGACTGCGAACGCCTCGGGCACCTGGTCGTCGTACTCGAAGCAGATCACGTCGGGGTCGCGCTTGAACGCACCGTAGACGGGATCGGTGTGGGGATCCAGCCCCTGCTCATCCTCGACACGCCGGAAGAAGGCGGGGTCGACGCGCTCGAGGTAGAGTCGCTTGGGCTTGCTCCCGCGGTCGAAGTTCGTCCCCAGCAGGAGGTTCGCGTACTTCGCCCCGCGAACGTGGGCCGTGTCGGTGTCGTAGTTGTCCAGACGCTTGCCGATCCCACCCGGAATCGCGATCTCCTCGAGGCTGACGTCCCCTTCCTCGAAGTCCTCGATGATCTCGGCGACGTACTCTTCGACGCCCTCGATGTCGCCGTCGCGGACGATCATCTCGATCACCCGGTGCTGGACTTCCTTGGTGATCGGCGCGATGTCCGAGCGCTTGTACTCGAACCCAGTGATGTCGATGTCGTCGACGTCTTTGCCCTCCTTCCAGACGATGTGGCCGGCGTAGCGCTTCTTGGTTCCGGCCTGGAAGAATCGCCGGTACAGTTTCTCGAACTCAATCTGGAAGCGGTGGAACTCGGCGTTGAGTTCTTCGCGCGCGAAGTCGTCGTACCGACCGTTGACGTACTCCTCGATTTCGAACGACTGCTCGATGGCCTCTTCCTTAGTGACTTCGGGGCCGAGCTCGAGCATGACGCTGTCAGTATCGCCGTAGGAGACCTCGTACTCGAGTTCGTTAGCGGCGGTCTCGGTAAACTCGATGACCTCGCGCCCTGTCGCCGTGATTGCGGATGCTGCTTCCTTGTCGTAGAGCCGGAACCGTTCCCAGCCCGAGACGCCGTACAGCGATTGGCCGACGAACTGAAACTTGCCGTTCCGACCGGCGAGAAGCGTGTGATTGTCCGCAACGGTGACGCAGTAGACGCCGTTGGTAGCCGTACTCCGGGAGGAACTCCGGTGCATCCGAAGAGTGTTCTTCGACCTCTCGGTGGCGTAGACGCGCCAGGAGCCGCTGTCCTGGTTGTAACTCGCCGTTATGCCGAGATGGGCACACAGCCGGAGTACGTCGTCACGGAGTCGGTCGCTCGAGGTCGTGTACCGCCACGAGTCGATCTGTCGATCCCCGTCGCCGTCGACGAGGGTCTCGAGGAATCGTCGTTTCTGTCGGCGGCTCAGGTCGAAGACGAACTCGGGGATTCGTTTTTCGAAGCTCCCGGATCCACACAGGTCGGTGAACAGGTCACCGAGGAGTTTGGAGGTAAACGTGTACGATTGGTCATCGACGTAGTGGTCGAACCCCATCGCGTCGAGTAGCTCACCGATAGTGGCATGGTGGTCGACCCCACCATCGGCCACTGGAAGCTCGTTCTGAG
It contains:
- the sufB gene encoding Fe-S cluster assembly protein SufB; protein product: MSSEQDHLKDTDTEARFEFKKEERSAVKSGKGLTEEVVNLISDDKDEPDWMRERRLRALRQYHAMPLPTDWPGQPDLTELDIEEIVPYIRPDVDKREGVDDWDELPDDIKDTFEQLGIPEAERKALSGVGAQYESEVVYQNMQEQWEEKGVIFMNMDQAVKEHPEIVKEHFMTTCVPPSDNKFAALHGAVWSGGSFVYVPEDVTVEMPVQAYFRMNSEGMGQFEHTLIVAEPGSEVHYIEGCSAPKYGKHNLHSGGVEVFVKEGAHVQYSTVQNWSKNTYNLNTKRAIVEADGTMEWVSGSMGSKATMLYPCSILKGRGATDTHITIAFAGEGQNIDTGAKVYHNAPDTKSTIESKSISKDGGRTNYRGLVHIADGAENSSTAVECDALMFDNESTSDTMPYMEIEESKVDVAHEATVGKIGDEDIFYLQSRGLDDDDAKKMIVAGFIEPITEELPIEYAVELNRLIELEMEGSLG
- a CDS encoding ABC transporter ATP-binding protein encodes the protein MARLELKNLHAKVAEGDEQILRGVDLEVNSGEIHALMGPNGSGKSTTSKIVAGHPAYEVTEGEVLLHLEEDEFGDEIDIPEDKRTWNLLELEPNERAALGVFLGFQYPAEIEGVTMTNFLRTALNAKIEEREELFENEDEEAEEEEADDTPTTSPMEGPADEGEIGVSEFQELLREKMEQLDMDEKFAHRYLNAGFSGGEKKQNEVLQAAILEPSIAVLDEIDSGLDIDRLQDVSNGINSLRDDQGTGILQITHYQRILDYVEPDRVHIMLDGQVVKSGNANLAEQLEDKGYDWVREEVYETA
- the sufD gene encoding Fe-S cluster assembly protein SufD, with the translated sequence MSTQVHANLTPEQVREISGDLEEPEWMLETRLEALEALEELDMPDVIRTPGRNWTNLHGLDFESLVDPLNAAEEKDQVGPDDVDVLPWAEAIDEHEDLVREHFGSIVDPQENYLTALSTALFSTGTVIYVPEGVDAEDVTIRTEMHSRSLFNYTLVVTEDSSSVTILERQSTGTELDEEQYYSGIVEIAAGENSYVQYGSLQNLSEDSYCFSAKRGETDTYATINWIEGNIGTKLTKTETSTLLSGDSSETQIVGAFFGHDDQHFDIDAKVWHRAEHTTADLVTRGVTDDTARSVYEGVQDVGKDAWDTSSYQRENTLMLSDESEADASPKLIINNHDTEASHSATVGQIDAEDLLYMTSRGVSPRLARNMLVEGFFVPVLEEVAVDELREDLEDLIQARLE